In Pseudomonas sp. MM213, a genomic segment contains:
- a CDS encoding MarR family winged helix-turn-helix transcriptional regulator, with amino-acid sequence MKHFTPDEFKNCHLGLLLGRAALLKDRIIDTHMEPHGITAAQFKVLIIIAQYGVDTPAELCRHLSLDSGSMTRMLDRLEQKGFLARQRSEADRRQVQLVLTEQGQQLADRLPVIGADAMNELAGAITPDELKTLEQILKKILVAAGDSITLLRVGDK; translated from the coding sequence ATGAAACATTTCACCCCGGACGAATTCAAGAACTGCCATCTCGGTCTCCTGCTCGGGCGCGCCGCGCTGCTCAAGGACCGGATCATCGACACGCACATGGAGCCCCACGGCATCACCGCCGCGCAGTTCAAAGTGCTGATCATCATCGCCCAATACGGCGTCGATACCCCGGCCGAGCTGTGCCGGCACCTGTCACTCGACAGCGGTTCGATGACCCGCATGCTCGATCGTCTGGAACAGAAAGGTTTCCTCGCCCGCCAACGCTCCGAAGCGGACCGCCGTCAGGTGCAGCTTGTGTTGACTGAGCAAGGCCAGCAGTTGGCTGACCGCTTGCCGGTGATCGGCGCCGACGCGATGAACGAACTGGCCGGTGCGATCACTCCGGATGAGCTGAAAACCCTGGAACAGATCCTGAAGAAAATTTTGGTGGCAGCCGGTGACTCGATCACGCTGCTGCGGGTAGGTGACAAATGA